One window of the Puniceicoccales bacterium genome contains the following:
- a CDS encoding CPBP family intramembrane metalloprotease translates to MGQSKIIDIDIHDQYLIRHFDQIDSWWKISVMFMEVGILGPLVEEFCFRFLLYRFLRERIWPLVAMIVSSVVFATMHFNLVAWLPLFAMGFVLVHSYEYFRSILVPMVIHGSFNMLVVCSLFYSYNFAK, encoded by the coding sequence TTGGGTCAGAGTAAAATCATCGATATCGACATTCATGATCAATATCTTATAAGACATTTTGATCAGATAGATTCGTGGTGGAAAATATCTGTGATGTTTATGGAAGTGGGCATATTAGGACCGTTGGTGGAGGAATTTTGTTTTAGATTTTTATTATATAGATTTCTTCGGGAGAGAATATGGCCCTTGGTCGCCATGATAGTCAGCTCAGTGGTATTTGCCACCATGCATTTCAATTTGGTTGCGTGGCTTCCTCTATTTGCAATGGGCTTTGTTTTGGTGCATAGCTATGAATATTTTAGGAGTATACTTGTTCCCATGGTAATCCATGGGTCCTTTAATATGTTAGTTGTCTGTAG
- the dnaN gene encoding DNA polymerase III subunit beta, translating to MEFIASKEAVLSALQQVSNIVGIRPSMPILSNVLMEADLNDHMVSFTTTNLDIGIHCRLKAEVLDAGSITLPAKKLFLIIKSLPGDSVIIKILDNRRVKILSNGSVFILPGLDQAEFPRLSKIDETGGITMVQKDFAHMLKNVSYAQSKDENRYILNGVYFSTEGDSVNLVATDGRRLSLISKKFDEPVNFKSVIIPARTVMELERMLGIGETVDIHSDGRQISFQVRVDDQADSKLTDVIRIVSKVVEGKYPNYKQVIPATTEHRIRLDRERFLEMVQRVSIVADDKNCSIKFKIADNSIEAHSFSQACGEANEAMAISYEEIPVEVAFNPRFISDPLRALSKDEVYFEFKDELSPGVFKDIDGLICVIMPLRLN from the coding sequence ATGGAGTTTATAGCCAGTAAAGAGGCGGTGTTATCCGCATTGCAGCAGGTATCGAATATTGTAGGAATAAGACCATCGATGCCAATTTTATCCAACGTGCTGATGGAGGCTGATCTAAATGATCATATGGTTTCTTTTACCACCACAAACCTGGATATAGGAATCCATTGCCGCCTAAAGGCCGAAGTGTTGGACGCTGGCAGCATTACTTTGCCGGCAAAAAAATTATTCCTAATCATTAAATCTCTTCCGGGTGATTCCGTGATCATAAAGATATTGGATAATCGCCGGGTTAAGATTTTATCCAATGGGTCGGTCTTTATATTGCCGGGTCTTGATCAGGCAGAATTTCCGAGATTGTCAAAGATTGATGAGACCGGTGGCATTACCATGGTGCAGAAAGATTTTGCCCATATGTTAAAAAATGTTTCCTATGCTCAGTCGAAGGATGAAAATAGGTATATTTTGAACGGCGTGTATTTTTCAACCGAAGGCGATAGTGTTAATTTGGTGGCCACCGATGGGCGGCGTTTAAGCCTGATCTCCAAGAAGTTTGACGAACCAGTTAATTTCAAATCTGTCATAATTCCAGCCAGAACTGTAATGGAATTAGAGCGCATGCTGGGCATTGGAGAAACTGTGGATATCCATTCCGATGGGAGGCAAATTTCTTTCCAGGTACGGGTGGATGACCAGGCTGATTCTAAACTGACGGACGTTATTCGTATTGTTTCGAAGGTTGTTGAAGGTAAATATCCTAATTATAAGCAGGTGATTCCTGCCACCACCGAACATCGAATAAGGTTGGATCGAGAAAGATTCTTGGAGATGGTCCAAAGGGTTTCCATTGTGGCCGATGACAAAAATTGTTCCATAAAGTTTAAAATAGCTGATAACTCGATCGAAGCACATTCGTTCAGCCAGGCCTGTGGTGAAGCCAATGAAGCCATGGCCATTTCCTACGAAGAAATTCCAGTGGAAGTTGCATTCAATCCAAGATTCATTTCCGATCCACTTAGGGCATTGTCAAAGGATGAGGTGTATTTTGAATTTAAAGATGAACTAAGCCCAGGGGTATTCAAAGATATCGATGGCCTGATATGCGTTATTATGCCATTGAGACTTAACTAA
- a CDS encoding autotransporter outer membrane beta-barrel domain-containing protein: protein MENNNDIKNIDIKKRVGGLKNALSYCIEQKIGTLNALGLGFGLGLAMLGSTSVYAAADFPPIVITNEGAKSANFNRDTTVEDDKNNSITAEGGKMAVLEINANSDSGESNKIGTKGTGDNKITNSITLTGSGVLGFSLKSDYADLTKSTFDFTTALNGLVLGNPAPAAIFFDASDSGYPVRLGNISTVPDTGVAFGLKDYAGKLVLRAMDKSLTVSNLNLTNASSTTHVLTGTGKVIFDTDATMGKLALGATAAEGLKVAKYDASPADGIVPVSVGDTSGHLVGTTITIKGGITSNGASSISANRINIGDNSTVNPGSVLTIKGASDNGAISIFASDGTTPVDSSKSGITVSGGSVLRVGSTVNVEGMAKGEDSIHPIFILNGTGLDAGTVASIQSDADTYQFTAGKTDKISSTPIILVKEKAFGAIGGDKTMVIGSQDGKVPLIFTGKESELLINGQVNVMSLAPNPKSILMEGDLVFTSAEKSRLSIDSNDRLIFNGDAGIVFAMPVVDNAPPQLVLANVDCFVAPEGGVDIEIAGKSFEDLSLEEPGESGKKIPLVALGDKKAEEFAEKVNLEGAVSNLLINMEVGDISGDGSVFGVNGYEVSAYSDAINEGFDTIGISDDFLRMVDNLQGNDGISDDQRALFQMLIADYDVDEDGFDNADIARSLSRSTIDERNRITLKIAELARNSIYSHLGSASNDREFWVSGMGDLVRQKQVKGYGMRAGIWGASLGYDMSLGDDWTLGAMLGYGHASVKYNGLTLLSGNNGSQRSFFGGLYGEWASQVRDLSVKFCGLFGHSKYKEWGNRPIAPGGGDDDEEESEGADIGRFYSSHNGGWVLFDANTVWLPWKVQSVKLGPWLDLTYGYVRQKHGTESVTPLGDDGKKDKDADVEDGIAYGKGRRHSFSSIIGGHAEKDFSFGKLFAEIGYKREWLRRVKLGTSEFMDLTYSPAKGKISKNSCVIRVGYDLSKDNWGFGIGLETQLSKKWKDYAGTVAASYSF from the coding sequence ATGGAAAATAATAATGATATTAAAAATATAGATATTAAAAAAAGAGTTGGAGGGCTGAAAAATGCTCTCAGTTATTGCATTGAGCAGAAGATTGGTACGCTCAATGCTTTGGGTTTAGGTTTTGGTCTAGGTCTGGCAATGTTGGGCTCCACCAGCGTCTATGCTGCTGCTGATTTTCCTCCTATAGTAATTACTAATGAAGGCGCTAAAAGCGCTAATTTTAACAGGGATACTACTGTTGAGGATGATAAGAATAATAGCATCACTGCCGAGGGGGGCAAGATGGCAGTTTTGGAGATCAATGCCAATAGTGATAGTGGTGAAAGCAATAAAATTGGCACTAAGGGTACTGGCGACAACAAAATTACAAATAGTATTACATTAACTGGGTCTGGAGTGTTGGGCTTTAGCCTTAAATCAGATTATGCGGATTTAACTAAAAGTACATTTGATTTTACGACTGCTCTTAATGGTCTAGTTCTTGGCAACCCTGCACCGGCGGCCATATTCTTTGATGCCAGTGACTCTGGCTACCCGGTGAGGCTTGGTAATATTAGTACTGTTCCCGATACCGGCGTAGCCTTCGGTCTCAAAGACTATGCAGGTAAGTTGGTGCTGAGGGCCATGGATAAGTCTCTTACTGTGAGTAATCTTAACCTTACCAATGCATCGTCGACGACCCATGTGCTCACAGGCACCGGGAAGGTAATATTTGATACCGATGCCACAATGGGCAAATTAGCCCTTGGTGCCACCGCAGCCGAAGGCCTGAAAGTTGCAAAATATGATGCCTCCCCTGCCGATGGCATTGTGCCGGTGTCCGTCGGCGATACCAGTGGCCATTTGGTTGGTACCACGATCACTATCAAAGGTGGTATAACTTCCAATGGCGCAAGCTCAATCTCTGCTAATAGGATTAACATTGGAGATAATTCCACGGTCAATCCCGGAAGTGTCCTAACCATTAAGGGAGCAAGTGATAATGGTGCTATTTCAATATTTGCTTCTGATGGTACCACACCGGTGGATAGTAGCAAGAGTGGCATTACCGTTAGCGGAGGTTCTGTCCTAAGGGTTGGCAGTACGGTGAATGTGGAGGGTATGGCAAAAGGCGAAGATAGCATACATCCGATTTTTATATTGAACGGTACTGGTCTCGATGCCGGAACAGTGGCAAGTATCCAAAGTGATGCAGATACTTATCAATTTACAGCTGGTAAGACAGATAAAATTTCTAGCACTCCCATCATTCTGGTGAAAGAAAAGGCTTTTGGTGCTATAGGTGGCGACAAAACTATGGTCATTGGTAGTCAAGATGGAAAGGTTCCGTTAATATTCACTGGCAAAGAAAGTGAGTTGCTTATCAATGGTCAGGTCAATGTTATGTCGCTTGCTCCTAATCCGAAATCAATACTCATGGAAGGTGATTTGGTTTTCACCAGTGCGGAAAAATCTCGGTTGTCCATCGATTCCAATGATAGATTGATATTTAACGGTGATGCAGGCATTGTGTTCGCCATGCCCGTGGTGGATAATGCTCCGCCTCAGTTGGTTTTGGCCAATGTGGATTGTTTCGTTGCTCCGGAGGGTGGCGTAGACATTGAGATCGCAGGTAAATCCTTTGAAGATCTGAGCTTAGAAGAGCCTGGTGAATCCGGAAAGAAAATTCCTTTGGTTGCCTTGGGCGATAAAAAAGCCGAAGAATTTGCAGAAAAGGTTAATCTAGAAGGTGCCGTTAGCAACTTGTTGATTAATATGGAAGTCGGTGATATCAGTGGAGATGGTTCGGTTTTCGGTGTTAATGGCTATGAGGTAAGTGCCTATAGTGATGCCATAAATGAAGGTTTCGACACTATTGGTATATCAGATGATTTCCTTAGAATGGTCGATAATCTTCAAGGCAATGATGGCATAAGCGATGATCAAAGAGCCTTATTCCAAATGTTGATTGCAGATTATGATGTGGATGAAGATGGCTTTGATAATGCGGATATTGCACGTTCATTATCCCGCAGTACCATAGACGAGCGGAATCGCATAACCTTGAAAATTGCTGAGCTTGCTCGTAATTCCATATACTCCCATCTGGGAAGTGCATCCAATGATAGAGAGTTCTGGGTTTCCGGAATGGGCGACCTGGTTCGTCAGAAACAGGTAAAAGGCTACGGTATGCGTGCTGGCATATGGGGCGCTTCGTTGGGCTATGATATGAGCCTTGGTGATGATTGGACATTGGGTGCAATGCTAGGCTATGGCCATGCCAGTGTGAAGTATAACGGTTTGACTCTTTTGAGTGGCAACAATGGAAGTCAGCGTTCATTCTTCGGAGGCTTGTACGGTGAATGGGCTTCCCAAGTCCGGGATTTGAGCGTAAAATTCTGCGGTTTGTTTGGTCATTCCAAATATAAAGAGTGGGGAAATCGACCCATAGCACCAGGAGGAGGAGATGATGATGAAGAAGAATCCGAAGGTGCTGATATAGGCAGGTTTTATAGTTCACACAATGGTGGTTGGGTATTGTTTGATGCCAATACTGTTTGGTTGCCCTGGAAAGTGCAATCTGTAAAGCTTGGTCCATGGCTTGATTTAACCTATGGCTATGTAAGACAAAAGCACGGCACTGAGTCAGTTACACCATTGGGTGATGATGGGAAAAAGGACAAAGATGCTGATGTGGAAGATGGTATTGCCTATGGAAAAGGTAGACGCCATTCATTCAGTTCCATCATTGGTGGTCATGCTGAAAAGGATTTTTCCTTTGGTAAACTCTTTGCCGAAATCGGTTATAAGCGTGAATGGTTAAGGAGAGTTAAGCTAGGAACCAGCGAGTTCATGGATTTGACTTATTCCCCAGCAAAAGGAAAAATATCGAAAAATTCCTGTGTTATCCGCGTTGGATATGACCTATCCAAAGATAATTGGGGTTTTGGCATTGGTTTAGAGACTCAGCTTAGTAAGAAATGGAAAGACTATGCCGGTACTGTGGCAGCATCCTATTCTTTCTAA
- the gyrA gene encoding DNA gyrase subunit A, whose translation MTAENEKIVSSNITDVMQKSYIDYSMSVIVSRALPDVRDGLKPVQRRILYAMLREGLLSSRPFDKCAGVVGEVLKNYHPHGDTSVYDTIVRLGQNWILRYPLIMPQGNFGSIDGDPPAAYRYTECKLDRMAEEILRDIDEDTVDFQPNYKESTVEPVVLPSALPNLLMNGSTGIAVGMTTNIPPHNLGELIDALCAIIDDPNLSIDELCRIIKGPDFPTGGVVVGMENIEKYLKTGRSIIKNRGIVETEELEGGREQVVITQLPYNINRAALVIRIAELMNDKAIDEISDLRDESDENTRIAMELKRGESSKVLINKLYKMTQLESSFGVIMLALDNRRPKQMNIKEMLECYLDHRHKVIYRRTEFRLQKAEARIHLIEGYRIALDNLDDFVKIIRQSSNREYAKSEMMEKFPLSDKQADAILDLRLYQLTGLERDKIEQEYENLNRIISEYKEILANDRLLFNIIKDDLLDMKEKYISPRKTNIIHEEGEFRIEDVIANEGCIITVTHNGFIRRANVDEYKSQRRGGKGVIGVGQYDDDQIEHMISANTHDNVMFVMNTGRIYVEKVYEMPEGSRLAKGRSMINILEMQKGERIAALFNFKEFSDNQYVVMCTRNGVIKKTCLSAYENFRRCGIRGIDVDDGDQVIEAQLSTGNDELVLITYKGMSIRFNETELRSQGRATRGVRGMTLRFSDRLVAMTVVKNDKTFLVAAANGQGKRSKFASYRLQKRGGSGVIAIRLAKGIGVAGALTIGESDEILMLTKFGQAVRIAVSDIALLGRSTQGVRLINLEKGDCLMKISRVIL comes from the coding sequence ATGACCGCAGAGAACGAAAAAATAGTTTCATCAAACATAACGGACGTCATGCAGAAATCCTATATCGATTACTCCATGTCTGTCATAGTCAGTCGGGCATTGCCTGATGTGCGAGATGGCCTTAAGCCAGTCCAGCGCAGGATATTGTATGCCATGCTACGGGAAGGTCTGCTGAGTAGTCGGCCCTTTGATAAATGTGCCGGTGTGGTCGGCGAAGTTTTGAAAAATTACCATCCCCATGGCGATACTTCGGTCTATGACACCATAGTGCGTCTGGGCCAAAACTGGATACTGCGTTATCCATTGATTATGCCCCAGGGAAATTTTGGATCCATAGACGGTGATCCGCCGGCAGCCTATCGTTATACAGAATGCAAGCTCGACCGCATGGCCGAAGAGATTTTGCGTGATATTGATGAGGATACCGTGGATTTTCAGCCGAATTATAAGGAAAGTACCGTTGAGCCGGTGGTATTGCCCTCGGCGTTACCGAATCTGCTGATGAATGGATCGACGGGCATAGCCGTTGGAATGACAACCAATATTCCTCCGCATAATCTCGGTGAATTGATCGATGCTCTATGCGCCATAATCGATGATCCCAATCTGAGTATAGATGAGCTATGCCGCATAATAAAAGGCCCAGATTTTCCCACCGGAGGAGTGGTGGTGGGCATGGAGAACATAGAAAAATATCTGAAGACTGGTCGTAGCATTATAAAGAATCGCGGCATTGTGGAGACCGAAGAATTGGAAGGAGGCAGAGAGCAGGTGGTGATAACTCAGTTGCCTTATAATATCAATCGAGCAGCATTGGTGATTAGGATTGCCGAACTGATGAATGATAAAGCCATTGATGAGATCAGTGATCTTCGGGATGAATCCGATGAAAATACTCGCATAGCCATGGAATTAAAACGAGGTGAATCTTCAAAGGTATTAATAAATAAACTTTACAAAATGACCCAGTTGGAATCATCCTTTGGCGTCATAATGTTAGCCTTGGATAATCGTCGGCCCAAGCAGATGAACATCAAAGAAATGCTTGAGTGCTATCTGGATCATAGGCATAAGGTTATTTATCGCAGAACCGAATTTAGGTTGCAAAAAGCCGAAGCTCGAATACATCTTATTGAAGGTTATCGTATTGCCCTGGATAATTTGGACGATTTTGTAAAGATAATTCGTCAATCATCCAATAGAGAGTATGCCAAGTCAGAAATGATGGAAAAATTTCCTCTGTCCGATAAGCAAGCCGATGCAATTTTAGATTTGAGGCTATATCAATTGACCGGCCTGGAACGAGACAAAATAGAACAAGAATATGAAAATTTGAATAGAATAATAAGCGAGTATAAAGAAATTTTAGCCAATGACAGACTATTGTTTAATATTATAAAAGATGATTTATTAGATATGAAAGAAAAATATATTTCGCCAAGAAAAACAAATATTATCCATGAAGAAGGCGAATTTCGAATCGAAGATGTGATTGCCAATGAAGGCTGTATTATCACCGTTACCCACAATGGTTTTATCCGGCGGGCAAATGTGGATGAATATAAATCTCAGCGTCGTGGTGGCAAAGGCGTTATAGGCGTTGGCCAGTATGATGATGATCAGATCGAGCATATGATTTCAGCCAATACCCATGACAATGTTATGTTTGTGATGAATACCGGACGGATCTACGTGGAAAAGGTCTACGAGATGCCCGAAGGGTCCAGATTGGCCAAGGGCAGGTCGATGATAAATATCCTGGAGATGCAAAAGGGTGAGCGCATAGCGGCTCTGTTTAATTTTAAGGAATTTTCCGATAATCAGTATGTGGTGATGTGCACGCGCAATGGTGTGATCAAAAAGACTTGCTTGAGCGCCTATGAAAATTTTCGTCGGTGTGGCATCCGTGGTATCGATGTGGACGATGGTGATCAGGTCATCGAAGCCCAGCTATCTACTGGCAATGATGAGTTGGTGTTGATAACCTACAAGGGCATGTCCATTAGGTTCAATGAAACTGAGCTCAGGAGCCAGGGCCGAGCCACAAGAGGGGTGCGTGGCATGACCCTAAGATTTAGCGATAGGTTGGTGGCAATGACCGTGGTGAAAAATGATAAAACCTTTCTGGTGGCAGCGGCCAATGGCCAGGGCAAGCGATCGAAATTTGCCAGCTATCGGCTGCAGAAACGCGGTGGCAGCGGTGTGATCGCCATTCGTTTGGCGAAGGGTATCGGAGTGGCCGGAGCACTAACCATCGGTGAAAGCGATGAAATATTGATGTTGACAAAATTCGGTCAGGCAGTAAGAATAGCGGTAAGTGACATAGCCCTGCTGGGGAGATCAACCCAGGGCGTGAGGCTTATTAATTTGGAGAAGGGAGACTGCCTTATGAAAATTAGTAGAGTGATTTTGTAA